The following proteins are encoded in a genomic region of Neospora caninum Liverpool complete genome, chromosome XI:
- a CDS encoding Transketolase central region, related produces MAAFASLSAASAAARTSGLSSAKGVGFVRFFSIFAPSRAAAVSGLQLSRPTAVAALSQFQQKRNVGGSALDFTVACRTSTETRKDLGPTTPMNVFTAVNSALHTALETDPTACLFGEDVAFGGVFRCSVDLREKFGQHRVFNTPLSEQGIAGFGIGMAAVGYTAIGEIQFGDYILPAFDQIANEAAKFRYRSGGNWNCGKLTIRSTWGAVGHGGLYHSQSPEAYFAHASGLKIVVPRGPYQTKGLLLSSIRDDNPVVFFEPKILYRAAVDEVPTGDYELPLSHAEVVKEGSHITAIAWGTQVHRLLKAAQEVEKEGISVEVVDLQTILPWDVDTIVKSVKKTTRCLITHEAPLTMGFGAELAATIQEKCFFSLEAPIKRVTGYDTPFPLAFEPFYLPDEHKVAEALRELKQA; encoded by the exons ATGGCCGCCTTTGCGTCTTTGTCCGCGGCATCTGCCGCTGCACGGACCTCCGGGCTGTCGTCCGCGAAGGGCGTCGGTTTCGTCCGGTTCTTCTCGattttcgcgccttcgcgcgcaGCGGCCGTCTCGGGTCTGCAGTTGTCCCGGCCGACTGCAGTTGCCGCTCTGTCCCAATTCCAACAGAAGCGCAACGTCGGCGGTAGTGCTCTCGACTTCACCGTCGCCTGCCGGACGTCgacggaaacgagaaaagatcTCGGACCGACGACTCCGATGAACGTTTTCACTGCGGTCAACTCTGCTCTCCACACGGCTCTCGAGACAGACCCAAC AGCGTGCCTCTTTGGCGAGGATGTGGCGTTTGGAggcgtcttccgctgctcCGTGGACCTCCGTGAGAAGTTCGGACAGCATCGTGTCTTCAACACCCCTCTTTCTGAGCAG GGGATTGCTGGCTTCGGCATTGGCATGGCTGCAGTCGGCTACACAGCCATCGGAGAAATTCAGTTCGGCGACTACATTCTTCCTGCTTTTGATCAG ATCGCCAACGAAGCCGCCAAGTTCCGCTACCGCAGCGGAGGCAACTGGAACTGCGGAAAGCTGACGATCCGTAGTACATGGGGCGCAGTGGGCCACGGCGGTCTCTATCACTCTCAGTCTCCCGAGGCGTACTTTGCGCATGCTTCCGGTCTCAAG ATCGTCGTGCCCCGAGGGCCCTACCAAACAAAGGGtctgctcctctcctcgATCCGCGACGACAACCCAGTCGTCTTCTTTGAGCCGAAAATCCTGTACCGTGCCGCCGTCGACGAAGTTCCCACAGGCGACTACGAGCTGCCGCTCAGCCATGCCGAGGTTGTGAAGGAAGGCTCGCAC ATCACCGCCATCGCATGGGGAACGCAAGTGCACAGACTGCTGAAGGCTGCGCAGGAAGTCGAGAAGGAGGGCATTTCCGTCGAAGTCGTGGACCTCCAGACGATTCTGCCGTGGGACGTTGACACCATTGTGAAGTCTGTGAAGAAGACCACTCGATGCCTCATCACCCACGAGGCTCCGCTGACCATGGGTTTTGGAGCAGAGCTCGCGGCGACTATCCAGGAAAAGTGCTTCTTCAGTCTCGAGGCTCCGATCAAGCGCGTCACCGGATACGACACCCCCTTCCCTCTGGCCTTCGAACCC TTCTACCTGCCTGACGAGCACAAGGTCGCGGAGGCGCTTCGTGAGTTGAAGCAGGCCTga